The Arachis ipaensis cultivar K30076 chromosome B10, Araip1.1, whole genome shotgun sequence DNA window TAGTTTTAAGTTTTGTATCATTGTTTTTTTCCTACTAAACCCTATGACTTTGTGATTATTTGTCTAAACTTCTCGAATTTAGATATAAACTGTcgattttaattacctttaacacgagattttttatttaataaaaactaGCTTTTATTATTTGTGACGatcataaaattactttttttcaaaaatttaaattaataggaTGAGATACATAAGTGATTGATGATATCTCTAATACACTTTCTTACAAAAAAGCTTCTTTTTGGAATCTTTCAGTCATAaaaatttttgatattttatcaaaaaattattttttctaaaaatttaaattaataggaTGAATAGTTATATCTTTATCGGTGACAGTTACCCAAAGCTTGCAATATAGAACTATTTTGTGGACATGTGGTTCTGATTATTCTTGGCTTCTAGTATTTACAGCAAAGGCACGTTTTACACTGCTTGAACAAAAGAAGGGAATGCTGTCATCCTTAGTTTTAAAGTCTAGCTTTGCGGGTTCCTCAAGTAACAGGATCCATGGCCAAATTAAATATCAAGTCACAATTTGTGAAGAAAACTATATATATGACCAAGTCTTAGATTTGATGTTGTAAAGAAAATTGCCACTCATCTCATGGATGCATGGTTCTTCTCCTATAAGCATGGTTGTTGCCTTGCACTTTGCTTGCTTCAAAAGGACATAATAAGAagcaaaagtttattttatataACTTTTATCACATAtactttataaattttaattgttCATATAGTACAATACTAATTGAAAGTAAGCTAAAGCCTAAAGgcgattttttttttcatcatttatCATGCATTAATGAATATATCAAAGCATTTTATtctacctttttttttctttcttaatttataGTATTCCTCACTAACTCATCAAGCAATGTCACAAAGGCAAAGAATTGTGGCACGGTAGATAGCCATAGATTTTGGGAGAGTGATTTTTCAATCACAATTGACAACATATGTTATATAAAGTAAGGTCACTTATTGGTACGGGTGTACATGGACCGAGCCACATCGAATTTGGCTTAACTCAGACCCGACTCAAAATATAAACCGGCCCTAATTTTTAGATCCTAACTCGATTCTTGACTTGATGAAACCTACGCACCTTCGGGGCGGGTGaaaaccgggtaaaaaccgggtgaaaattgggtctttagcatgtaaaaatcacctaatctccaaccattatttcacaattcacatagtaaaattcacttaaaaaatataacaagaaccaacccttctctaaaattaaagcataaccataatcaatactaatattgtctaataaaaccaaatatttaaataattacaaataacacaatattatgcattcgtgtaaagtcttatgcattttaaatataaaacattaacttataatcttataatgactaataacataaaatattaaggtttacaatatttaaattccacgtaagaatagccatcatccatcactaataatacaaaatattaattgtgtatgatgaccgagtCACCGGACCGAATTCGAGTGACCCAAGCTATGGTCCGGATCGGACTCAAAATAATGACcggatctatttttgagacccttacccgatcTTAAACCCGATAAAATTACACTAAATTAACCCCTAAAGTATTTGGGGCCGAACCGGACCATATACACCCCTACTTATTGGCATCAAATATGTTGATGCAAATATCTACCATTCATTTTGTATACCTTCACGTAGGGACATACAATTGCAGGTTGAGAAATAATATCATTAGAAAGTAATGATATACTACATGCACATAAAAAAATCAGTTACTAATACTAATTAGTCATTATGTATAGAAATACATATTTAGTATTTTATAAAAAGTATTTATCATTGTACTGTAAATAAATTTCATTATTCGTCTATAAATATATTTTACTACAATGTACTAGTTTAATGAAACCATTAATTTAAGCTGGTTCAACCAGAATATTAAATAACCatattagttttaattaattttctctgtgtattcttctttttttaaaagcaatttgaactaatatttttattgaataagtggattataaaaaataaataataaatgtaTATAGTTAAATgtgtaaaaaattaatttattaatcagtGGTTTTATTAGTTTAAACAATATAATATTATTAGTTTAGTAGTTNNNNNNNNNNNNNNNNNNNNNNNNNNNNNNNNNNNNNNNNNNNNNNNNNNNNNNNNNNNNNNNNNNNNNNNNNNNNNNNNNNNNNNNNNNNNNNNNNNNNNNNNNNNNNNNNNNNNNNNNNNNNNNNNNNNNNNNNNNNNNNNNNNNNNNNNNNNNNNNNNNNNNNNNNNNNNNNNNNNNNNNNNNNNNNNNNNNNNNNNNNNNNNNNNNNNNNNNNNNNNNNNNNNNNNNNNNNNNNNNNNNNNNNNNNNNNNNNNNNNNNNNNNNNNNNNNNNNNNNNNNNNNNNNNNNNNNNNNNNNNNNNNNNNNNNNNNNNNNNNNNNNNNNNNNNNNNNNNNNNNNNNNNNNNNNNNNNNNNNNNNNNNNNNNNNNNNNNNNNNNNNNNNNNNNNNNNNNNNNNNNNNNNNNNNNNNNNNNNNNNNNNNNNNNNNNNNNNNNNNNNNNNNNNNNNNNNNNNNNNNNNNNNNNNNNNNNNNNNNNNNNNNNNNNNNNNNNNNNNNNNNNNNNNNNNNNNNNNNNNNNNNNNNNNNNNNNNNNNNNNNNNNNNNNNNNNNNNNNNNNNNNNNNNNNNNNNNNNNNNNNNNNNNNNNNNNNNNNNNNNNNNNNNNNNNNNNNNNNNNNNNNNNNNNNNNNNNNNNNNNNNNNNNNNNNNNNNNNNNNNNNNNNNNNNNNNNNNNNNNNNNNNNNNNNNNNNNNNNNNNNNNNNNNNNNNNNNNNNNNNNNNNNNNNNNNNNNNNNNNNNNNNNNNNNNNNNNNNNNNNNNNNNNNNNNNNNNNNNNNNNNNNNNNNNNNNNNNNNNNNNNNNNNNNNNNNNNNNNNNNNNNNNNNNNNNNNNNNNNNNNNNNNNNNNNNNNNNNNNNNNNNNNNNNNNNNNNNNNNNNNNNNNNNNNNNNNNNNNNNNNNNNNNNNNNNNNNNNNNNNNNNNNNNNNNNNNNNNNNNNNNNNNNNNNNNNNNNNNNNNNNNNNNNNNNNNNNNNNNNNNNNNNNNNNNNNGTGTGTGTTTTcagtcttttattattattattattattattattattattattattattattattattggttgtgTTGTGTACTTCACTCCTTTGGTGTCTTTCtgtgtatttttatcttttattttccgAAAATATGTGCTAGTAATGGAGGAAGACCTTTCCTTTAACCTTTAATAACGAAAAGGAATAGGAAAAAGAATGGTGGAAGAAAATGTAACTAAAATATGATAATATGATTGgttcaaaattattatttttattattattattattattattattattggttgtgTTGTGTACTTCACTCCTTTGGTGTCTTTCtgtgtatttttatcttttattttccgAAAATATGTGCTAGTAATGGAGGAAGACCTTATTCTATTCCTTTAATAACGAAAAGGAATAGGAAAAAGAATGGTGGAAGAAAATGTAACTAAAATATGATAATATGATTGGTTCAAAaccaaaaattattattttttaagcgGAACTGGATTCCCATCAAATTTTTTTGTACTAGATTCTTTTAGAAATTGTTTTTTCTTTTGAAGTTTAGTCTATTTCAGTAGCTTTGTCTACAATTTATCATCTTTGTTAATATTCGATCTTAAGTctcagatctaaaatatcatgctAATATAACTAATTGCTTTAACTCAATGTTGGaataacaatttatttatttaacaacTTTTTTATCTTAGTGATTTTAATCGTTTGGGGTAAAAAAGACTCCTCTATTTTTATCTCGAAGTTTTTTTCGGTTAAAATTtatcataaagaaaaaaaaaaattgaaaagtaaaAACGGAGTAATCAAATtgggggaagaaaagaaaaatactacAGCTTAAAGGATCTAATACCTTTAAGTTTGGACTTTGGAGGGAATGAAGGATGTTATGTTAGGCCAATTTCTCTTTGTCAAAATTTAAAAGTAGAATAAATGGAGTTTATTTAGGTTTTATGTTTgcagaattttatttttttaaatttattattctaATATTTATTCCATTAACTTCATATGTTGAGCCATAATTTAATTATcagaaactaaataaataaataatggagTCTTTTTCTTTGGACATAAATATTGATGATTTCAGACATGATGTATCTTTTTGGTGGGTACGGATTCGATTTGCTAACTTCTTTTGGACACTAAAACGCCAAAAATTTGTTTAACTTATTGATGCACCTAAATATCTACAAATgaaaattttactttttattgggATTTATTTGGTAATCATATTAAAAAAGAGGGgtcatattataattttttaacttacacctttagttttagttttaccGTTTACTCATTAGATGATAGGGTCCGGATAACTGAACCTTATGCTTCTCATCTCCATTTCTGCTTCTCCCAATCTGAAAATAAGATTTAGGAtgctaaatgaaaaaaaaaaacgtgAAAAACACTAAAGTTAAAATGAGAGAAAAGAAACTGAGGTCTTTAACCTTTGAGACTCTCTTGAATCATGTTCTGACACTCTTTTATGGTTGTGCTGCCATTGTTGGATGAGTCAGTGCCAGTAAATAGTTTGTCATTCGAAGTGGTTGTGTTACTTTCACATGGAGGTATTTAATGAATGCTTTATATATAGTTACGTGAGAGTAAGGCAGGAAAGGCACCGCACGGATTTAGACGGTACAGATCTGGGCAAATGAAAAGGTCGCCTAGTAGTTGATGATAAGAGCACTACGATGGCGGCCGCAACGCAGATCTGGattgtttttcttttctgtttggttgttttaattttgttaccaaaaaaatttaataaaattaaccTTGTTCCTCATGAGCCTGGCAACACCGAAATATCCAGCTCCCAAATCCTTTACAGCCTCGTATTTGTCCATAGTGATCACAATTAACCATCGAAACCCTCAATTGGATCCTCAACAGAGACACTAAcggaattaaaataaaatcagaGGGTCATTCTGTCTATCAATTCGATCAAAAGGGTACCTAAAACTGGTCGCTTTTCACTAAATAGAAATTTGTTTGTTAATCTGttttgattttgtataaaattagggatagaaagagagagaaagagaatacgATTAGAAAAATGatggagaagagagaggaatGAAATTGGAATCCATAGCTGCCGGCACCCTCAATctatctctccctctctctcaacCGTCCGATGGATTCGATCTTGGGCGCGATCAACGCCTGAGGTCTATCTCCTCTCGACGCACGACCTCTCCGATCCAACAATACCACTCTCCACACTGAATCTCCGCCTCCTCATCCAGCGACTAGAATCGCATTCCCTTCAGATCCGATCCAAGGTCTAATGCTACATCCTCTCCTACTGCAACAACTTTGAGTCACTCTTTTCTCTCGCCAATGACCTCGTTTTTCAGTCCCAGCTTTTCTCCGACGACCTCGCTGGAGTCCTCAAACTCATCTCCGACAAGATGGTTGATGCTGGGGTGCGCGAGATTGTAGCGAAGATTAGGGAGAAGAGGATGAAGAGAGGGCTGAAGGTGGCATTTAACATAACATGAGAtacttaattctaattaatttaaatttacatATTTTTAATCTTTTGATATAAACCCACATATATTTCtgatataataacaataactataaaaaaaataatttttaaagtaaTTCCACTAACACAAAAGCTGCAAAATATACTAATTAGCCAATTATATTAAATTACATTTAGGATGATCTTCACTCTTggactaaaaaaatataaaaaatctaaTGACTATTCAATAAAAATGCACACCAATAAACCAAACAAGTTTTTGGCGTTTTGGTGCACAAACCTGTTGGGCGTACTGAATTCGTGCCTCTCTTTGgtatcaatttttatttttggtcAGATCTCTTTGGTAATTTCTGTATGAATTTAAGatttttcttttgataatttttgtttttttgataATTGAATTTAAGGTTTCTATATACTATAGACCCACTTAATTTATTTTTGGTCATAGGCCCATTAAAGAATACTTAGATATTTTGCTTCAACATGGATTGTTAGGTGGCCCAAAAATGGTGTCTATCCAACAGAGGCTACACGCCTACaccaaaattttaaagataatatACATTAGTATGCATCTTAATACGTTGCATTGGAGGCGAGCTTTTGTACCGATGGCCTATTTGTTGGCTTCGTATAGCTACATTCTAGGTTCGATTCTCAATTGTAGTTGGGTGTGATAGAACCTGAATTGTGTGTGGGAGTGTGGTGTGTGTGAGTGGGTAATGTCTAGGATTGGAGACGGTTAAATccatcaataaaaaaaaaaaatacgttGCATTGCATCGGATTCCAACCTTGGCAATGCCAAATAATTGATAAGAACCCTTAAGCATGTGAGGCGTGTGAGTGGATAGTATATGAGTTTGTGATATAATacctagaattaaaatttatctttttgtaatatttattataggatattatgtctttattattttgatttcttATTACTTTTTAATACTCTNNNNNNNNNNNNNNNNNNNNNNNNNNNNNNNNNNNNNNNNNNNNNNNNNNNNNNNNNNNNNNNNNNNNNNNNNNNNNNNNNNNNNNNNNNNNNNNNNNNNNNNNNNNNNNNNNNNNNNNNNNNNNNNNNNNNNNNNNNNNNNNNNNNNNNNNNNNNNNNNNNNNNNNNNNNNNNNNNNNNNNNNNNNNNNNNNNNNNNNNNNNNNNNCTCTAaatcaaacacaatcacaaaAAGCATTGGCGAGGAGTACATGCTTGAAAGATTCCTATTTGCTACAGATCCAAACCCAAATGTGATGCACATTTCATAACATAAAAGCAATAACTATCTCTTATTCATATAGCAGCTAAAAATGAATAATGTCTTGCTAAATATAACGAATTAATTACATTCTAATATACATAAATGTCAAAAGGATAATATAAAACAGCTCTTATTTGCATTACACAATCAAGAAGCAAATTAAACTCCATTATTCACATTAACAATGAAATAAATAACTATATTACTACACTCCCACGGTAACCACATATGATACAACTTCAGGTGCAGTCGAATTCAATATCACTGCACCATTCTGTGCAACATCTGTTTCAGATTTCAGCTCCATGTTATTATTTACATCTTGGTTTTGGCATTCTTCACTGCTTCCTTTGGTACCTTTGATTTCCCGAGACTGCACCTTGCTTTGTGTTCTTGTGATTGCTTTCTTTGAGATCACTTCTTTGTTAGTGTGACCCTTTCCCTTTGacttgtttgaatttgaatcattCTGTTGCTGCTGCTTCTCTTTCACTTTGGATTTTTCTTCTTCTGAGTTGTTGTTCTTCATAGTAGACTCTTTGTTCCTTCCAAGCTTCGGCGATCTTGGCCGTGTTGTTGGAATCTAATTCGCACACCAAATATAAACTCATAAGTAAGAGGATTCTCTAGAAAGAGTTAGAATCTAGAAGAAATGGTGATAAATTGTGTCATGAAACTCTTGAGTTTTACCAAATATAAAAGTTTAAGTTGATCACTTTTGGTTTTACCAAAGATCAAACTCTGGAGTTTTTGGACATAAAACTTTAATACCATATCATGAATACAgtcatcccaaaagtttaagcTGATAGGAGAAAGTAACATTAATAGTTATAACTCTTAACATTGGTTAACATCTAACCTTCTTGAGTTCAACTTTTGGAGGTGGTTCCTTATAGAAGATTGGCATTGGAGTGGCTTTGAATACCATGGTCTTCCTCAATTGCTTGATCTCTGCCTCTTGATTCTCCTTTGATTTTGCTTGCTGATTAGTCTTCTCTGCTTCCTTTGCTTGAATCTTCTCCTCTAACTTGGTGAAAAACTAAGCAAGAAAGACAAAGTTTAGTGATTCAGTATCTGGCAGTTAGTTATGATAATGGTAACAACATCATATCAATAAGGTTAAAGCAAGAACCTCCTTTCGCTTTTCGGCTCTTTCTTCTAATCTGAAGGAAAATCCAGAACCACTGGTCTTCTGACTAGGAGTAGCACTTCTGATAAACAATTACATGAACAAGAATGAGAAATTCAAGAACAAACATGACATAAAGTTTTCTCATTTCTCATGGTAATAGAGTACTACAACACATACGAAGTTGTGGAATGAGAATCATCATCCTCTTTGTTTGGTTTTGGTGTTTTCTCCGGATTTGAAATCTCATCAACGGGTCTGCAATAAAGTTAAAGAAAAGGAGTAATAGTCAATTAGTCTAATCTGTATAGTAATTAATGCAAAGCAATCTCATGAATAATTTTCATAATGTAAAGATTACAGTGCTGCCTCAGTTGTATGGTTCTTCTTGCTAACTGGAATAGTCCTTCCAAACTGTTATACAGAAAACAGAACGATGCAAGATCATGAAAATGAACAATTAAAGAAGGAAATCAtgttggaaagaaaagaagaaaaagaaactacCACAGAGGTTTTTGAATTAGGCATGGATGCCAATGAGGCCCTCCGGTTAGTTTTCGGCTTTTCGTCCTTCGCTTTAATTCCATGTTTTGGTTTTGTCCTAGTGTTTGAGGGATATCCATCAAAGCTTTTGAGCATGCCTTCTTCGCGGCCGAGTTTGGCTTTGGCCGGGAAAGAAAGGCTCTGAGAAAGGGTTGGCCTTTGTTTCTGAGAGATTGAAGTTGGAAGCTTCTTCAAGATTGGTTTATCCTTGGAAGATTTTTTGTTCTTGGAACCAACACTAGCTCTTCCACCACTTGCTTCCTTAGTATGTTTTGAAGCTTTACTTGCAGAACAAGTTATAGAGGCCTCAACAGCATCATTAGAATTGGGGCAATCTGATTCTGCTTCTATGGTTTTGGATAATTCATTTCCAACTTGGTTCTTTGTATTCTCCTTATTAGTTGTCATCCCAATTATGCGTTTCTCTATCTCCACAGCAACACCGTTTTCAGATTCCATTGAAGTAGTTGAAGGATGACCAACTGTTAATCTAAAATGTAAAAATAGTTTACATTACACTATAAGAATCAAGGCATTAAATGGAACTGTAGACACACTATGCTATTGCAATTCAACAAAATCTCAGAATTCAGAAATACAAGTTTAAGGATAACTTTCTCAGAACACCCCTACATATTATATTCACAATAATTTCAACTATAATGTAAATTCTTTAGCATCTGAATTAAGAAATACTGCAGCTGTTTTCATGAAAAGATCTAGCAGAAATCTGATAGGAATGTGAGGTATAAAAGGCTGGTTGATCTAATGTTTAAAAGCTCACATAATTGAATAAAAACAAGCATTCGATGGATCAAATCAGAACATAATACAAGACAAAATGtaacaagaagaagaaagtaatgaTGAATATTGTAGAATACATACATTGGTGAATGGGGATTAGTAGAGAGAAGAGAGTAGAATATGATGATGCGGTTTGGTTCAAGAGCAAGAGAGGAAGTGGTTTGGTTTTGTGAacgaagagaagagagagaatggaTTTGTGTAATGAAGTGAAAGTGAAGTGGAACAGACACACAGGTTCAAGTGAGTGAGACATAATAAtatgtaatttaatttaattattagctTAAGACGAAATGAATATTATACCCCTCCCCTATAGAATATGTCCTTTACTTTCCTCTGGTTTAACTGTCATTTCTCAGCCTCAAATAAGTTGGTGAATTAAATAATCAATCATTCCATCCATTAATTCATTGATTGCTCTTATGGGTTTCTGAAACCAACTTTCTACAGGAGTGCGTTACTGGCAGCAGGCACCCTAAAGGCCTAATCATAAAATTGAGTGAAGATTACTGAACAATAATCATCCCCGGGGAGTCGGGGACTAGGGATGAACGCAGATCGAATCGAATCGGATCGGATCTAATATCCgcagtttttaaatttaaatccgATTCGCACGTTTTTAAATTTGGATCTGATCTGCATATTTGCGGATCGAATtgaatatcggatatatccgcaaaatataaaaatatttttaaaattttatttttactaaaaaaatatcaataaaattcattttttatattttttaaatatgtttacttttaaaataatattaaacatactttttttaaataatacattaaaataatacaatatatatgataattattggttgaaataaaacataaaaaagaatatttacttatttatttctttagttTTTGGAGATACGCGGATATACGGATACCTACACAAAATCCGCAATCTAATCCTATTAGTATGCGGATCGGATCAATATCCACAATTTTCAGATCGAATTCGAATAAATACCGATCATCCAATCCATGAACATCCCTAAAAATGAACCTCTCCTCTATGATCTCTTTTATACTATGACTAATTCTCCCATGTGACCAACAGAAAAAAATCACAATAGTTAAGTAATGGTGTGTAATATCAGTCAGTCATAAACTACATGTTGAATCATNNNNNNNNNNNNNNNNNNNNNNNNNNNNNNNNNNNNNNNNNNNNNNNNNNTTACTTAAAAGACTAATTTAAATACATCAATCTGATTTAATAACTAtgtaatatcaaaattaaatttataaaaaagttaATTAATAAATGAGTTAATCGATAAATAAATCCTTGAGGATTTACATTTCGGACGGATTAGTCCTTAAAAAAAAGTACCAATAAAATtctttaaaataacaaaagtgaaTAAGTAAGTTATAACCTTTTATTCTAATCACAAGGAAAAATTTAAAGATAGCATGTTTACATTTGTTATCTTAGaagattttattgatatttttttaagggctaatatgttcaaaatataaatttttaaggaTTTATTTGTCACTTGACTCAAAAATTTTAAACTACCATAATAGTCATGTATGTGTTTAAGATAATAAGAAATGTCATCTAAATgttaaaaattagagaaaaagataaatagataATTGATCTTTTGGCCCACAAATATTTAagtttgagattttaaaaatatatttaagtccctaatatttttaaaatctGGACAAATCAATTACTTTGTTCACTCGAGTCTGTCAGACCCAACGAAAAAATCAAATGTGACTTCTGTTATACTAACCGGGTCGATATACGGATGCACACATAGAAGAGTTTTTAAAATGAAACAAATGCACACATAGAAGAGTTTTTAAAATGAAACAAATTAGACCTAGAGATTGATATGTCCAAATTTTGAGAAGGTTAAGGacttaaatttattttcaaattttcagaAATGTAAATGTCTATAGATTAAAAGGTCAATGATctatttgccattttttttcaaaatttgttaccTAGCTTAATTTTTGGTGTAATATCTGAAAATGGGGTATTTAAATAAAATCTTAGAATATAGAAATGTATTTTTTGCAGAGTATGAAAAACTATATATATTTCTCGCAGATTGCAAAaagtattttatgtttttttagctTTTTATGATGTCTGAAACACATTAATATAATAGATTTACAGAATACATAATAACAACAGCCCTTCCCGCATCCTACAAGGAGTTGATGATGAGCAATAATAGCAGACAATAATGGATTtgaatcctctaaagtttgaattttactttagagagtaaagtgtgatctctcaccattgatttcgtaggtgggaccaataataaatatgaaagaaaaactattcaagggtagaagatcaaactttactctctaaagtgaaattcaaactttagaggatccaaatccgacAATAATTAACTTATCTCACCCGGTAAAAAAATCAGTGTCTTTATAATTAGGTAATAAATCACCCCTTCATCCCATATACGAGGTACATACCAAAATTTGTTTGACATAAATTTAATTTCCGTATTATGACATGGGTTCATTTTAGTTACTAGATGAGAGAATCGGTCTTGTCCTATGTTAAGTTGTTTGATGTGATTAGAAAGTAGATAGTACTAACATTAATACATTATGCAACACAAAACAATAATTGCATAGCATTTCATCTTAGCTGGCTGGCTATCACGTTGTGACAGCTCACGCGCGTTAGGTGGAGTACTTGACTACTTGTCAAGTGTGCCACCAATCATGTTGCTTTCTTCTGCCATGTCATTCCCAATCACTTTACCGCTGAAATTGTTAATGAGTTGTTGTGTAATAAAAATTGTTTACCTATATGTAATCACAACATAAATATAATAGAGATGTGTCTTACAAAGTCTTTAAATAAAACAGATTCAATACATGTATAGTTTTGAAAAGAAGGAATCAATGAATTATGATTGTGATTATAAGGAATATAACAAGTCATTTGACATTTATATATATGATGCCATTATTGGTGATGATAAGTAGCATTCAAGACAAGAGCATGACAAGGTAATGAGACTTGTAATCTGTCTCTTGCATCTTAAAGGTAAAAAGGGCGTGAGGTACACGCGCGAACATGGCACTATGTTTTGCATggatgaaccaagaaaaagataGGTGGACGGTGGAGCCTTCATTCTTTGAGTTTCTATTTTCTATGGCACACTCACATGCCCCTCTTCGCCGTATCCATTTCTGTGTCACCATGTTTCTAACATATTACATAGGAATCCAAAGTCCCTTCA harbors:
- the LOC107623911 gene encoding protein WVD2-like 4 isoform X1: MSHSLEPVCLFHFTFTSLHKSILSLLFVHKTKPLPLLLLNQTASSYSTLFSLLIPIHQFGHPSTTSMESENGVAVEIEKRIIGMTTNKENTKNQVGNELSKTIEAESDCPNSNDAVEASITCSASKASKHTKEASGGRASVGSKNKKSSKDKPILKKLPTSISQKQRPTLSQSLSFPAKAKLGREEGMLKSFDGYPSNTRTKPKHGIKAKDEKPKTNRRASLASMPNSKTSVFGRTIPVSKKNHTTEAALPVDEISNPEKTPKPNKEDDDSHSTTSSATPSQKTSGSGFSFRLEERAEKRKEFFTKLEEKIQAKEAEKTNQQAKSKENQEAEIKQLRKTMVFKATPMPIFYKEPPPKVELKKIPTTRPRSPKLGRNKESTMKNNNSEEEKSKVKEKQQQQNDSNSNKSKGKGHTNKEVISKKAITRTQSKVQSREIKGTKGSSEECQNQDVNNNMELKSETDVAQNGAVILNSTAPEVVSYVVTVGV
- the LOC107623911 gene encoding protein WVD2-like 4 isoform X2, whose product is MESENGVAVEIEKRIIGMTTNKENTKNQVGNELSKTIEAESDCPNSNDAVEASITCSASKASKHTKEASGGRASVGSKNKKSSKDKPILKKLPTSISQKQRPTLSQSLSFPAKAKLGREEGMLKSFDGYPSNTRTKPKHGIKAKDEKPKTNRRASLASMPNSKTSVFGRTIPVSKKNHTTEAALPVDEISNPEKTPKPNKEDDDSHSTTSSATPSQKTSGSGFSFRLEERAEKRKEFFTKLEEKIQAKEAEKTNQQAKSKENQEAEIKQLRKTMVFKATPMPIFYKEPPPKVELKKIPTTRPRSPKLGRNKESTMKNNNSEEEKSKVKEKQQQQNDSNSNKSKGKGHTNKEVISKKAITRTQSKVQSREIKGTKGSSEECQNQDVNNNMELKSETDVAQNGAVILNSTAPEVVSYVVTVGV